A single region of the Geobacillus subterraneus genome encodes:
- the topA gene encoding type I DNA topoisomerase — protein MSDYLVIVESPTKAKTIERYLGKKYTVKASMGHVRDLPKSQMGVDIDHGYAPKYITIRGKGQVIKELKTAAKKAKKVFLAADPDREGEAIAWHLANMLDLDIHSDCRVVFHEITKDAIQQSFQQPRSINMNLVDAQQARRVLDRLVGYNISPLLWKKVKKGLSAGRVQSVALRLITDRENEIRQFQPEEYWMIQAKFQKGTEIFAASFYGVDGEKLELKTEADVKGVLARLNGRAFTVKTVTKRERRRSPVPPFTTSSLQQEAARKLNFRTKKTMMVAQQLYEGIDLGGEGTVGLITYMRTDSTRVAETAQQEASAYIEATFGASYVNQEKRKEKKSTNAQDAHEAIRPTSAFRDPDKVKPYLTRDQFRLYKLIWERFIASQMAAAVLDTMSVELESNGVLFRASGSKVKFPGFMKVYIEGTDDQTEEQDRLLPDLEEGETVESETIEPKQHFTQPPPRYTEARLVKTLEELGIGRPSTYAPTLDTIQKRNYVVLENKRFVPTELGEIVVELMLEFFPEIIDVEFTAKMEKELDEIEEGKVEWIKVVDEFYREFEKRLKVAEEEMREVEIKDEPAGIDCDVCGSPMVYKMGRFGKFIACSNFPECRHTKPIVKEIGVKCPKCHEGNIVERSSKRKRLFYGCDRFPECDFVSWDKPLARPCPKCGGLLIEKKLKKGVQVQCTACDYEEQPEA, from the coding sequence ATGTCAGACTACTTGGTTATCGTCGAATCGCCAACGAAAGCGAAGACGATTGAACGGTACTTAGGAAAAAAATATACGGTCAAAGCTTCGATGGGCCACGTTCGCGATTTGCCAAAAAGCCAAATGGGCGTTGATATAGATCACGGCTATGCGCCGAAATACATTACCATCCGCGGCAAAGGCCAGGTGATTAAAGAGCTGAAAACGGCGGCCAAAAAGGCGAAAAAAGTGTTTCTCGCCGCCGACCCGGACCGAGAAGGGGAGGCGATCGCCTGGCATTTGGCCAACATGCTCGATCTCGATATTCACTCCGATTGCCGCGTCGTCTTTCATGAAATTACAAAAGACGCGATTCAACAATCGTTTCAGCAACCGCGGTCAATCAATATGAATCTCGTCGACGCCCAGCAGGCGCGGCGCGTGCTCGATCGCCTCGTCGGCTATAACATCAGCCCTCTCCTGTGGAAAAAAGTGAAAAAAGGGCTGAGCGCCGGCCGCGTCCAGTCGGTCGCGCTGCGCCTCATCACCGACCGGGAAAACGAAATCCGCCAATTTCAACCGGAAGAATATTGGATGATCCAAGCGAAGTTTCAAAAAGGGACGGAGATATTTGCCGCCTCGTTTTACGGCGTTGATGGGGAAAAGCTCGAGTTAAAAACGGAAGCGGACGTAAAAGGAGTGCTCGCCCGTTTAAACGGGCGGGCGTTTACGGTGAAAACGGTGACAAAACGTGAGCGCCGGCGCAGCCCGGTGCCGCCGTTTACAACGTCGTCGCTTCAGCAGGAAGCCGCGCGCAAGCTGAATTTCCGCACAAAAAAGACGATGATGGTCGCCCAGCAGCTGTATGAAGGGATCGACCTCGGCGGCGAAGGGACGGTCGGGCTGATCACGTATATGCGCACCGACTCGACGCGCGTTGCCGAAACAGCCCAACAAGAGGCGTCGGCATATATCGAAGCGACGTTCGGCGCTTCCTATGTCAATCAAGAAAAGCGAAAGGAAAAGAAAAGCACGAACGCCCAAGATGCCCACGAAGCCATTCGCCCGACATCGGCATTTCGCGATCCAGATAAAGTGAAGCCGTATTTGACGCGCGACCAATTCCGGCTGTATAAGCTCATTTGGGAACGGTTTATCGCCAGCCAAATGGCCGCGGCCGTGCTCGACACGATGAGCGTCGAACTCGAAAGCAACGGAGTGCTGTTCCGCGCCAGCGGCTCGAAGGTGAAATTTCCGGGATTTATGAAAGTATACATCGAGGGAACGGACGATCAGACGGAGGAACAAGATCGGCTGCTTCCTGATCTCGAGGAAGGAGAGACGGTTGAAAGCGAAACGATCGAGCCGAAGCAGCATTTTACTCAGCCGCCGCCGCGCTATACGGAAGCGCGCCTAGTGAAAACGTTAGAAGAGCTCGGCATCGGCCGTCCGTCCACTTACGCGCCGACGCTTGACACGATCCAGAAGCGCAATTATGTCGTTCTGGAGAACAAGCGGTTCGTTCCGACGGAGCTCGGTGAAATTGTCGTCGAGTTGATGTTAGAATTTTTTCCGGAGATTATCGACGTCGAGTTTACGGCGAAAATGGAAAAAGAGCTTGATGAAATTGAAGAAGGAAAAGTAGAGTGGATCAAAGTCGTCGATGAATTTTACCGCGAGTTTGAGAAGCGGCTGAAAGTGGCTGAAGAAGAAATGCGCGAAGTGGAAATTAAAGATGAGCCGGCCGGCATCGACTGCGACGTGTGCGGCAGCCCGATGGTGTACAAAATGGGCCGCTTCGGCAAGTTTATCGCCTGCTCGAACTTCCCGGAGTGCCGCCATACGAAGCCGATTGTGAAAGAAATCGGCGTCAAATGCCCAAAATGCCATGAAGGCAATATCGTCGAGCGCAGCAGCAAGCGCAAGCGATTGTTTTACGGCTGCGACCGCTTCCCGGAATGCGACTTTGTTTCATGGGATAAACCGCTTGCCCGCCCGTGCCCAAAGTGCGGG
- the sucD gene encoding succinate--CoA ligase subunit alpha codes for MSVFVNKDTKVIVQGITGSQGLFHTKQMIEYGTNIVGGVTPSKGGTEVEGVPVFDTVSEAVEKTGANASVIYVPPAFAADAIMEAVDAGLDLVVCITEGIPVLDMVKVKRYMEGKKTRLIGPNCPGVITPEECKIGIMPGYIHKKGHVGIVSRSGTLTYEAVHQLTQAGIGQSTAVGIGGDPVNGTNFIDVLKAFNEDEETYAVIMIGEIGGTAEEEAAEWVKANMTKPVVGFIGGQTAPPGKRMGHAGAIISGGKGTAAEKIKKMAECGIKVAETPAVIGETLISVLKERGLYEKCKTH; via the coding sequence GTGAGCGTTTTTGTCAATAAAGACACGAAAGTGATCGTACAAGGGATTACCGGTTCGCAAGGGCTGTTTCATACAAAACAGATGATTGAATACGGAACGAACATTGTCGGCGGGGTCACGCCGAGCAAAGGCGGCACGGAAGTCGAAGGCGTGCCGGTGTTTGACACCGTTTCGGAAGCGGTCGAAAAAACGGGGGCGAACGCCTCGGTCATTTACGTTCCGCCGGCGTTTGCAGCTGATGCCATTATGGAAGCGGTCGATGCCGGGCTTGATCTCGTCGTCTGCATCACCGAGGGCATTCCGGTGCTTGATATGGTGAAAGTGAAACGGTACATGGAAGGCAAAAAGACACGCCTCATCGGCCCGAACTGCCCGGGCGTCATTACGCCGGAAGAGTGCAAAATCGGCATTATGCCGGGCTACATCCACAAAAAAGGGCATGTCGGCATCGTCTCTCGCTCCGGCACACTGACGTACGAGGCGGTCCATCAACTGACGCAAGCCGGCATCGGCCAGTCGACGGCGGTCGGCATTGGCGGCGACCCGGTCAACGGCACGAACTTCATCGATGTGCTGAAGGCGTTTAACGAGGACGAAGAGACATACGCGGTCATTATGATCGGCGAAATCGGCGGCACGGCGGAAGAAGAAGCGGCCGAATGGGTGAAAGCGAACATGACGAAACCGGTCGTCGGCTTTATCGGCGGGCAAACGGCGCCTCCGGGCAAACGGATGGGCCATGCTGGCGCGATCATTTCCGGCGGCAAAGGTACAGCCGCGGAAAAAATCAAAAAAATGGCCGAGTGCGGCATCAAAGTGGCGGAAACGCCGGCCGTCATCGGCGAAACGCTCATTTCCGTCCTGAAAGAGCGCGGATTGTACGAAAAATGCAAAACGCATTAA
- the dprA gene encoding DNA-processing protein DprA encodes MYDTVRDRLIHLHHCRGAGWKTIRYLMEADPTLSAPFSLPPAVLRPLVPLSGAQWAAFFHDLHSIDMQSVVKTYSDQGIRIITVFDLDYPPLLKHIYDPPWVLYAKGNIRLLRETKLISIVGTRRPTKEGIEALEKLVPPLAAAGWTIVSGLAFGIDVCAHQLAVRHGGTTIAVIAGGLNHIYPKEHRSFARRLMNEQLIIAEHPPATKPQTWQFPARNRIISGLSLGTLVVQAKVKSGSLITASYALEQGREVFAVPGPINVAEAAGPNMLIQHGAKLVQEAADITIEFPYVQ; translated from the coding sequence ATGTACGATACGGTCCGCGACCGGCTCATCCATCTCCATCATTGCCGCGGAGCAGGATGGAAGACGATCCGCTATTTGATGGAGGCTGACCCGACCTTGTCTGCACCGTTTTCTTTGCCCCCCGCTGTTCTACGTCCGCTCGTTCCACTCTCTGGCGCCCAATGGGCTGCTTTTTTCCATGATTTGCATTCCATTGACATGCAAAGTGTAGTAAAAACATATAGCGATCAAGGCATTCGCATCATCACTGTGTTCGATCTTGACTATCCCCCCCTGCTCAAGCATATATACGATCCGCCTTGGGTGCTGTATGCGAAAGGAAATATACGGTTGCTTCGAGAAACTAAGCTGATTAGCATCGTCGGCACGAGACGTCCAACAAAAGAAGGAATCGAAGCGCTCGAAAAACTGGTGCCGCCGCTTGCCGCCGCCGGTTGGACGATCGTGAGCGGTCTTGCCTTTGGCATTGATGTTTGCGCCCATCAGCTCGCCGTACGGCACGGCGGAACGACGATCGCGGTCATCGCCGGCGGTCTTAACCATATTTACCCGAAAGAGCACCGCTCCTTCGCCCGGCGGCTCATGAACGAGCAGCTCATCATCGCCGAACATCCGCCGGCAACGAAACCGCAAACGTGGCAGTTTCCGGCGCGCAACCGCATCATTAGCGGGCTGTCGCTCGGCACGCTCGTCGTGCAGGCGAAAGTGAAAAGCGGGTCGCTCATCACAGCGTCGTACGCGCTCGAGCAAGGGCGGGAAGTGTTCGCCGTCCCTGGTCCGATCAACGTAGCGGAGGCTGCCGGACCGAATATGCTCATTCAGCACGGGGCAAAACTAGTGCAGGAGGCAGCGGACATAACCATCGAATTCCCGTATGTGCAATGA